In one window of Eulemur rufifrons isolate Redbay unplaced genomic scaffold, OSU_ERuf_1 scaffold_107, whole genome shotgun sequence DNA:
- the SPIRE2 gene encoding protein spire homolog 2 — protein MARAGGGAGAAARPEPWELSLEEVLRAYEQPINEEQAWAVCFQGCRGLRGARGRRRIRDTADILLRRDGSVGARPAPAEPATMVPPASSEAQMVQSLGFAIYRALDWGLDESEERELSPQLERLIDLMANSDCEDPSCAAADEGYGGPEEEEEAEGGPRAVRTFAQAMRLCAARLTDPRGARAHYQAVCRALFVETLELQAFLARVREAKEMLQKLREDEPQVEKPQVELDSLGHTDWARLWVQLMRELRHGVKLKKVQEQEFNPLPTEFQLTPFEMLMQDIRARNYKLRKVMVDGDIPPRVKKDAHELILDFIRSRPPLKQVSERRLRPLPQKQRTLHEKILEEIKQERRLRPVGGKGWAARGFGSLPCILDACSGEPTSTSCINLSVPDAGGSSQRPRPRVLLKAPTLAEMEEMNTSEEEESPCGEVTLKRDRSFSEHDLAQLRGEVASGLQPAPQPPGGTEPPRPRAGSVHACRPGSHDPGTCPSPGSVQSRPDPSRSLLGNLGPAGDRPETSVAPEAKHLWLEFSHPVESLALTVEEVMGVRRVLVKAEMEKFLHNKELSSSLRKGKICCCCWAKFPLFSWPPTCLFCKRAVCTSCSVKMKMPSKKFAHIPVYTLGFESPQTTSTAKTTQRRDVFQPLQGPQWRGVEEEFPHIYTHGCVLKDVCSDCTSFVADVVCSSRKSVDVLNATPRRARQTQSLYIPDTRTLDFQ, from the exons ATGGCCCgcgcgggcggcggcgcgggGGCGGCGGCGCGGCCCGAGCCGTGGGAGCTGTCCCTGGAGGAGGTGCTGCGGGCCTACGAGCAGCCCATCAACGAGGAGCAGGCGTGGGCCGTGTGCTTCCAGGGCTGCCGCGGGCTGCGGGGCGCGCGGGGCCGGCGCCGCATCCGGGACACGGCGGACATCCTGCTGCGCAGGGACGGTTCGGTCGGCGCGCGGCCGGCGCCCGCGG AGCCGGCGACAATGGTGCCACCAGCCAGCTCAGAAGCCCag ATGGTGCAGTCCCTGGGCTTCGCCATCTACCGCGCGCTGGACTGGGGGCTGGACGAGAGCGAGGAGCGCGAGCTCAGCCCGCAGCTGGAGCGCCTCATCGACCTCATGGCCAACAGCGACTGCGAGGACCCCAGCTGCGCGGCCGCCGACGAGGGCTACGGCGGacccgaggaggaggaggaggccgagGGCGGCCCCCGCGCCGTGCGCACCTTCGCCCAGGCCATGCGGCTCTGCGCGGCCCGCCTCACGGACCCCCGGGGCGCACGGGCTCACTACCAGGCCGTGTGCCGCGCGCTCTTCGTGGAGACGCTGGAGCTGCAGGCCTTCCTGGCCCGGGTCCGCGAAGCCAAGGAG ATGCTGCAGAAGCTGCGCGAGGACGAGCCCCAGGTGGAGAAGCCGCAGGTGGAGCTGGACAGCCTGGGTCACACGGACTGG GCCCGGCTGTGGGTCCAGCTCATGCGTGAGCTTCGCCACGGCGTGAAGCTCAAGAAGGTGCAGGAGCAGGAGTTCAACCCCCTCCCCACCGAGTTCCAGCTGACGCCCTTCGAGATGCTGATGCAGGACATCCGCGCCCGCAACTACAAGCTGCGCAAGGTCATG GTGGACGGGGACATCCCCCCCAGGGTGAAGAAGGACGCGCATGAGCTCATCCTGGACTTCATCCGCTCTCGGCCGCCGCTGAAGCAG GTCTCGGAGAGACGGCTCCGCCCGTTGCCGCAGAAGCAGAGGACCCTGCACGAGAAGATCCTGGAAGAAATCAAGCAAGAGCGGAGGCTGCGCCCGGTGGGCGGCAAGGGCTGGGCTGCTCGTG GGTTTGGCTCTCTGCCCTGCATCCTCGACGCCTGCTCCGGGGagcccacctccacctcctgcaTCAACCTGTCCGTCCCAGATGCTGGGGGCAGCAGCCAGCGCCCGCGGCCCCGCGTGCTGCTCAAGGCGCCCACCTTGGCCGAGATGGAGGAGATGAACACGTCTGAG GAAGAAGAGTCTCCCTGTGGGGAGGTGACGCTGAAGCGAGACCGCTCTTTCTCGGAGCACGACCTGGCCCAGCTGCGCGGCGAGGTGGCCTCGGGCCTGCAGccggccccccagccccccggAGGGACAGAGCCGCCGCGGCCCCGGGCGGGCAGTGTGCACGCGTGCAGGCCCGGCTCCCACGACCCAGGCACGT GTCCCAGTCCTGGGAGTGTCCAGTCCCGGCCGGACCCCAGCCGCTCTCTACTCGGCAACCTGGGCCCCGCAGGGGACAGACCAGAGACTTCCGTGGCCCCAGAAGCCAAACACCTGTGGCTG gagttCAGCCACCCCGTGGAGAGCCTGGCTCTGACCGTGGAGGAGGTGATGGGCGTGCGGCGCGTGCTGGTGAAGGCAGAGATGGAGAAGTTCCTCCACAACAAGGAGCTCTCCAGCAGCCTGCGGAAGGGGAAG atttgctgctgctgctgggccaaGTTCCCGCTGTTCTCGTGGCCGCCTACCTGTCTCTTCTGCAAAAG aGCCGTCTGCACTTCCTGCAGCGTAAAG ATGAAAATGCCATCTAAGAAGTTTGCGCACATCCCTGTCTACACACTGGGCTTTGAGAGTCCTCAGACGACGTCAACTGCCAAAACCACGCAGAGAAGAGACGTGTTCCA accCCTGCAGGGGCCGCAGTggcggggggtggaggaggagttCCCCCACATCTACACCCACGGCTGCGTCCTGAAGGACGTCTGCAGCGACTGCACCAGCTTTGTGGCCGACGTCGTGTGCTCCAGCCGCAAGAGTGTGGACGTCCTCAACGCCACACCGCGCCGTGCCCGCCAGACCCAGTCCCTCTACATCCCTGACACCAGGACTCTTGACTTCCAGTGA